A single genomic interval of Melitaea cinxia chromosome 18, ilMelCinx1.1, whole genome shotgun sequence harbors:
- the LOC123662003 gene encoding uncharacterized protein LOC123662003: MSDAPARPMKYPYTFSAKIAQFPLKFYLQNQWIWRYWFIGIAVATPVFYKIHKMANSPANVSKWAEIKKKEAAEHH, from the exons ATGTCGGACGCTCCCGCTCGCCCCATGAAATACCCCTACACATTCAGCGCCAAGATCGCACAGTTCCCCTTAAAGTTCTACCTTCAGAACCAGTGGATCTGGCGCTACTGGTTCATTGGGATCGCCGTCGCCACGCCCGTCTTCTACAAGATCCACAAAATgg CCAACTCTCCTGCGAACGTCAGCAAATGGGCCGAGATAAAGAAGAAGGAAGCCGCAGAACACCACTGA